A single Chloroflexota bacterium DNA region contains:
- a CDS encoding CoA transferase — protein sequence MNKRLPLQGIKVIDFSQILAGPFCTMLLSDMGADVIKIEKPNGGDDTRRYGPPFIEGESAAFLTLNRNKRSIVLDLKSEQGIAVVRRMLEDADVMIHNFRPGVVDRMGLGYDDVSALNPAIVYCTVSGFGTTGPYSSRAGFDLVAQGMSGLMSINGFPGAPPAKVGVPMADLNTGMFCAYGILTAYINRLSTGKGQHVDASLIESGIAYTLYESATYFATGEVAGPLGSAHRMIAPYQAFATRDGYINIGAANQNNWERMCRAIGREDLLDDERFASNPERMVSIEALTPIMEETFRTKTTSHWVKILETAGVPCGPIYTIEQVYADPHVQSREMSVALEHPKAGGIRNIGVPVKLSDTPGSVRTPAPLLGQHSDEVLSQYGYAGTEIAALKDCGALG from the coding sequence GTGAACAAGCGACTTCCTCTGCAGGGGATTAAGGTTATCGACTTCAGCCAGATTCTAGCCGGCCCGTTCTGCACGATGCTGCTTTCGGACATGGGCGCGGATGTCATCAAGATCGAAAAGCCCAACGGCGGCGACGACACGCGCCGCTACGGTCCGCCCTTCATCGAGGGCGAGTCTGCGGCGTTTCTCACACTCAACCGCAATAAGCGCAGCATCGTGCTCGACCTCAAGTCTGAGCAGGGCATCGCCGTCGTGCGCCGCATGCTTGAAGACGCCGATGTGATGATTCACAATTTCCGGCCCGGCGTGGTTGACCGCATGGGTCTTGGCTACGACGATGTGAGCGCGCTCAATCCAGCCATCGTGTACTGCACGGTGTCCGGCTTTGGCACGACCGGTCCGTACAGCAGTCGCGCGGGCTTCGACCTCGTGGCGCAGGGGATGAGCGGGCTGATGAGTATCAACGGCTTCCCCGGCGCACCACCTGCGAAGGTCGGCGTGCCGATGGCAGACCTGAACACCGGCATGTTCTGCGCCTATGGCATCCTGACCGCGTACATTAATCGTCTGAGCACGGGCAAAGGGCAGCATGTTGATGCGTCGCTCATCGAATCCGGCATCGCCTATACACTATACGAGTCCGCGACATACTTCGCGACGGGCGAAGTCGCCGGTCCGCTTGGTTCCGCGCACCGCATGATTGCTCCGTATCAGGCGTTCGCAACGCGGGACGGCTATATCAACATCGGCGCGGCGAACCAGAACAATTGGGAGCGTATGTGCCGCGCAATAGGCCGCGAAGACTTGCTGGATGACGAGCGTTTCGCGTCGAATCCGGAGCGCATGGTCAGCATCGAGGCGCTCACGCCGATAATGGAAGAGACATTCCGCACGAAGACGACAAGCCACTGGGTCAAGATTCTGGAGACTGCGGGCGTGCCGTGCGGTCCTATCTACACCATCGAGCAGGTCTATGCCGACCCGCACGTGCAGTCACGTGAAATGTCGGTCGCGCTGGAACACCCGAAAGCAGGCGGCATACGCAACATCGGCGTCCCCGTGAAGTTGTCCGACACGCCCGGCTCAGTGCGAACGCCGGCGCCTTTGCTAGGACAGCATTCCGACGAAGTACTATCTCAATATGGCTATGCAGGCACCGAAATAGCCGCGCTGAAAGACTGCGGCGCACTAGGCTGA
- a CDS encoding enoyl-CoA hydratase (Catalyzes the reversible hydration of unsaturated fatty acyl-CoA to beta-hydroxyacyl-CoA) — MSISEKEIVSDNSNEQNDILVEHDGGVATVIFNRPTQRNAISYAGWLELQRIAIDLERDDSVRVVVFTGAGDRAFSAGADIKDFEQYRINSQIAKVYAAAFDGAMDAVEAMSKPTISMIRGFCVGGGCEFSMATDIRIASADSRFGIPIARLGILVGYGEMRRLVQLVGPGNASYILLSGRLIDAHEAHRIGLITTLLGADELRDYTYALAREMAELAPLSHKRNKRIRDITLCNPSGEGLSQEEEDLPFANFDSADFHEGRAAFIERRTPVFKGE, encoded by the coding sequence GTGAGCATAAGCGAGAAAGAGATAGTGAGCGATAATTCCAACGAACAGAACGATATATTGGTCGAGCACGATGGCGGCGTTGCCACGGTGATATTCAACAGGCCGACGCAGCGCAATGCGATTAGCTACGCGGGCTGGCTTGAACTGCAACGTATTGCGATTGATCTGGAACGCGACGATTCGGTGCGCGTGGTCGTGTTCACCGGCGCGGGGGATAGGGCGTTCTCGGCTGGCGCGGATATCAAGGACTTCGAGCAGTATCGCATCAACTCGCAGATTGCCAAAGTCTATGCGGCGGCTTTTGATGGCGCGATGGATGCTGTGGAGGCGATGTCCAAGCCGACCATATCCATGATTCGTGGCTTCTGTGTTGGCGGCGGCTGTGAGTTTTCTATGGCTACGGACATCCGCATCGCGTCCGCCGACAGCCGCTTCGGTATCCCTATCGCGCGGCTTGGCATCCTCGTCGGCTATGGCGAAATGCGTCGCCTCGTCCAACTCGTGGGACCGGGCAACGCGTCGTACATCCTGCTCAGCGGCAGGCTGATTGACGCGCACGAAGCGCACCGCATCGGCTTGATTACGACATTGCTCGGAGCGGACGAACTGCGCGATTATACATACGCGCTCGCTCGCGAGATGGCAGAACTCGCGCCGCTCAGCCACAAGCGCAACAAGCGCATCCGCGACATCACGCTGTGTAACCCGTCCGGCGAAGGCTTGTCGCAGGAAGAGGAAGACTTGCCGTTCGCCAACTTCGACAGCGCGGACTTCCACGAAGGACGCGCCGCCTTCATTGAGCGCCGCACGCCCGTATTCAAGGGCGAGTAG
- a CDS encoding Uma2 family endonuclease, with the protein MTDEQFEQFCAQNDVLRIERNCEGVIEIMPPASSETGATESEIVIDLGVWARADSRGILFGSSAGFTLPNGAVRSPDASWVLKSRLAALTPEQKRGFTQICPDFVVELRSPSDRLSVLQAKMEEYIANGARLGWLLDPSTRQAHIYRLGAQPEILDNPDSISSEPELPGFTLNLKSIWEPAF; encoded by the coding sequence ATGACCGACGAGCAGTTCGAGCAGTTCTGCGCGCAAAACGATGTGCTGCGCATCGAGCGCAATTGTGAAGGAGTGATTGAAATAATGCCACCTGCTAGCAGCGAAACCGGCGCCACCGAATCGGAAATCGTGATTGACTTAGGAGTTTGGGCGAGGGCTGATAGCAGAGGAATCTTGTTTGGTTCTAGCGCGGGCTTCACGCTGCCTAACGGCGCTGTTCGCTCGCCGGATGCCTCGTGGGTACTGAAATCTCGTCTTGCTGCGCTGACACCAGAGCAGAAGAGAGGCTTCACGCAGATATGCCCCGACTTCGTTGTCGAACTGCGATCCCCATCCGACAGACTGAGCGTTTTGCAGGCGAAGATGGAAGAATACATAGCAAACGGCGCAAGGCTAGGCTGGTTGCTTGACCCATCCACACGGCAAGCGCACATCTACCGCCTCGGCGCACAGCCCGAGATATTGGACAACCCCGATAGCATTTCCTCAGAACCGGAGTTGCCCGGCTTTACGCTAAACCTAAAGTCAATCTGGGAGCCTGCGTTCTAG
- a CDS encoding LLM class flavin-dependent oxidoreductase — MNLKLGILLPTRGLVMGSDEPPSIEPLLAMAESAEQAGLDSVWVGDSLTAKPRLEPLTTLSAIAMRTRRVRLGTAVMLPALRHPVSLAQMAATVDTVSGGRLILGAGVGGAFNDAQQREWLNVGVKPSRRASRFEEVLEITNRLTSGEGVTFAGKHFALDDVSVRPRALQPDGVPFLVACHWRAGRERQFQRAAKLGAGFMSISDYPDEYARVVDRVRGYTAEYGGDPGAPEATYYMTVNLREDEAAAGEEADTFLHQYYGANIWGDRWGPFGNPRRVAERISQYGEAGAQTVIVRFASFEQERQLDTFLSEIVPQFG; from the coding sequence ATGAATTTGAAACTCGGCATACTTCTCCCAACGCGCGGTCTGGTGATGGGCAGCGACGAGCCGCCAAGCATCGAGCCGCTGCTGGCGATGGCGGAATCGGCGGAACAGGCGGGCTTGGATTCAGTCTGGGTCGGCGACAGCCTCACCGCAAAGCCGCGCCTCGAACCGCTGACCACGCTCTCGGCGATTGCGATGCGCACGCGAAGAGTGCGGCTCGGCACGGCGGTGATGCTGCCCGCGCTGCGCCACCCCGTATCGCTCGCGCAAATGGCAGCGACCGTTGACACCGTGTCCGGCGGACGGCTGATTCTCGGCGCAGGCGTCGGCGGCGCGTTCAACGACGCACAGCAGCGGGAATGGCTCAATGTCGGCGTGAAGCCGTCAAGGCGCGCAAGCAGGTTCGAGGAAGTGCTGGAAATCACTAATCGCCTGACAAGCGGCGAGGGCGTCACATTCGCAGGCAAGCACTTTGCTCTCGATGATGTCAGCGTGCGTCCACGCGCGCTGCAGCCCGATGGTGTGCCGTTCCTGGTGGCGTGCCATTGGCGGGCGGGACGAGAGCGGCAGTTCCAGCGAGCCGCAAAACTGGGCGCGGGCTTCATGTCCATCTCCGATTATCCGGACGAATACGCCCGCGTGGTGGACCGGGTGCGCGGCTACACGGCAGAGTACGGCGGCGACCCTGGCGCGCCTGAGGCGACATACTACATGACTGTGAATCTGCGCGAAGACGAAGCCGCCGCCGGCGAGGAAGCCGACACATTCTTGCACCAGTACTATGGTGCGAACATCTGGGGCGACCGATGGGGGCCGTTCGGCAATCCGCGGCGAGTCGCCGAGCGCATTTCGCAGTACGGCGAAGCCGGCGCTCAAACGGTCATAGTGCGCTTTGCATCCTTTGAGCAAGAGCGCCAACTCGACACATTCCTAAGCGAGATTGTCCCACAGTTTGGCTAA
- the cofC gene encoding 2-phospho-L-lactate guanylyltransferase, with product MTARGIVAVVPMKPLSQSKTRLAGVLSQTERAELSLAMFSRVVVAAHQALGEVWVIGGDDAVRQGAECAGAVWHEDPADNLNDSLTFALQNACDEGLPALYLPADLPFITAADIYKIVQASGGGETLVFSPAQQDGGTNAMLIPQCLSFPALLGKDSFVKHKRQASSLGIQYAVCLSDGLGLDLDTPEDLALCDRLQPGFLSKMMQAKALSTPTSDEKDL from the coding sequence ATGACCGCGCGAGGCATTGTCGCAGTTGTCCCTATGAAGCCGCTGAGCCAGTCCAAGACGCGCTTGGCAGGCGTGCTGTCGCAGACTGAACGCGCCGAATTGAGCCTCGCCATGTTCAGCAGAGTCGTCGTGGCGGCACATCAGGCGCTCGGCGAAGTATGGGTTATCGGCGGCGACGATGCTGTGCGTCAGGGTGCAGAATGCGCCGGTGCCGTATGGCACGAAGACCCTGCCGACAACCTGAACGACTCGCTGACATTCGCGCTGCAGAACGCTTGTGACGAAGGATTGCCCGCGCTCTATCTGCCCGCGGATTTGCCGTTCATCACTGCCGCCGACATCTACAAAATTGTGCAAGCGTCCGGCGGCGGCGAAACCCTCGTGTTCTCGCCGGCGCAACAGGACGGCGGCACAAACGCAATGCTGATACCGCAATGCCTGTCGTTCCCCGCGCTGCTCGGCAAAGATAGCTTCGTAAAGCACAAGCGGCAGGCGTCGTCGCTCGGAATCCAATATGCTGTATGCTTGAGCGACGGCTTGGGCTTGGATTTGGATACGCCCGAAGACCTTGCCCTGTGTGATCGACTTCAGCCGGGCTTCCTGTCGAAAATGATGCAGGCGAAGGCACTCTCAACCCCAACAAGCGACGAGAAAGACTTATGA
- a CDS encoding 2-phospho-L-lactate transferase: MNYLALAGGVGGAKLALGLSRVLPPSDLTVVVNTGDDEEFHGLYVSPDVDTVMYTLAGLSNPETGWGITGETFNALERLNAYGADSWFNLGDKDLATHIRRTHLLRQGEPLSAVTDSLRRALGVAHPIVPMSDDPVRTMLTTTIGELPMQTWFVKHRCEPVVSSIRFAGAEQAQPSLSFTQALRDCDALVFCPSNPFVSVAPILAVPGVRDAIECFDGVRVAVSPIVGGQAIKGPAAKMMGELGIESSCVGVAKQYRGLCDIFVLDDVDADRAPDIEALGMRAAVTNTMMISDDDKVRLAEYICGLAA; this comes from the coding sequence ATGAACTACCTCGCGCTTGCGGGTGGCGTGGGCGGCGCTAAGTTGGCGCTCGGGCTGTCCAGGGTTTTGCCGCCTTCCGACCTTACCGTCGTGGTCAATACGGGCGATGACGAGGAGTTTCACGGCCTTTACGTGTCGCCCGATGTGGACACAGTGATGTACACACTCGCCGGCTTGTCCAACCCGGAGACGGGCTGGGGCATCACAGGCGAGACGTTCAATGCGCTGGAACGGCTGAACGCTTATGGCGCGGACAGCTGGTTCAACCTCGGCGACAAAGACCTCGCGACCCATATCCGCCGGACACACCTGCTGCGACAAGGCGAGCCGCTCTCCGCTGTTACGGACTCGCTGCGAAGGGCGCTCGGCGTGGCGCATCCTATTGTCCCGATGAGCGACGACCCCGTGCGCACGATGCTGACGACCACCATCGGCGAACTTCCAATGCAGACTTGGTTCGTAAAGCACCGCTGTGAACCTGTCGTCAGCAGCATCCGATTCGCAGGCGCAGAACAGGCGCAGCCGTCGCTGTCGTTCACGCAGGCATTGCGAGACTGCGATGCTCTGGTGTTCTGCCCCTCAAACCCGTTCGTCAGCGTCGCGCCCATACTTGCGGTGCCCGGCGTGCGCGACGCCATCGAGTGCTTTGACGGCGTGCGCGTCGCGGTCAGCCCCATTGTCGGCGGGCAGGCGATCAAGGGCCCCGCCGCCAAAATGATGGGCGAACTTGGCATCGAATCGTCCTGCGTCGGCGTGGCAAAGCAGTATCGCGGGCTGTGCGATATATTCGTGCTTGATGATGTGGACGCCGACCGCGCGCCGGACATAGAGGCGCTCGGGATGCGTGCCGCTGTGACGAACACGATGATGATCTCCGACGACGACAAGGTGCGTCTCGCCGAATACATCTGCGGGCTTGCCGCATGA
- the recF gene encoding DNA replication/repair protein RecF, producing the protein MSAYNLSAARHDIYISHISLTNFRNYERLELDLQPGMTLFQGENGAGKSNLIESQYMLAVARSPRASTDGELIRRTNGASEFYTQVAANVQRQDDVVNLQINFRSTMSGASASATQPALSTQKYFRVNGAPRRASALIGHLNAVMFSADDLDLVYGSPSVRRRYLNILISQIDNEYLRTVQRYERVVRQRNSLLKQIREGASQVGELAFWDDQLVAEGSRIMAQRIDTVNALSDGAMPIYANLSGGSERLTVEYQPNVGLPPDSESASAIADALRAQLAERQRQELARGITVTGPHRDDIALALDGLDAAGFASRGQSRTAVLALKLAEGAYLKSKRGQEPVLLLDDVLSELDAVRREQVLGLAAQYHQTLITTADADAIAAQLPLRTTRFSICAGLARPID; encoded by the coding sequence ATATCAGCCTATAATCTCAGCGCGGCGAGGCACGACATCTATATCTCGCACATAAGCCTGACGAACTTTCGCAACTATGAGCGGCTGGAGCTTGACCTGCAGCCGGGAATGACCCTGTTTCAGGGCGAGAATGGCGCGGGCAAGAGCAACCTAATCGAGTCGCAATATATGCTGGCGGTGGCACGCTCGCCTCGCGCTTCCACCGACGGCGAGTTGATTCGGCGCACCAATGGCGCAAGCGAGTTCTACACGCAGGTCGCCGCCAATGTGCAGCGGCAGGACGATGTGGTGAACTTGCAGATCAACTTTCGCAGCACCATGTCGGGCGCGAGCGCATCTGCAACGCAGCCTGCGCTATCTACACAGAAATACTTCCGCGTGAACGGAGCGCCGCGCCGGGCGTCTGCGCTGATTGGACATCTAAACGCGGTGATGTTCAGCGCGGACGACCTTGATCTGGTGTACGGCTCGCCAAGCGTGCGGCGGCGATACCTGAACATTCTCATTTCGCAAATCGACAACGAGTATCTGCGCACGGTTCAGCGATACGAGCGCGTTGTGCGGCAGCGCAATTCCCTGCTGAAACAGATTCGCGAAGGCGCATCCCAAGTCGGCGAGCTTGCATTCTGGGATGACCAGTTGGTTGCAGAAGGCAGCCGCATAATGGCGCAGCGCATTGACACGGTGAATGCGCTGTCCGACGGCGCGATGCCGATATATGCAAATCTGAGCGGCGGCAGCGAACGGCTGACTGTCGAATATCAGCCGAATGTCGGGCTGCCGCCTGACTCGGAATCGGCGAGCGCCATAGCGGACGCATTGCGCGCGCAATTGGCGGAACGGCAGCGGCAGGAACTCGCGCGGGGCATCACGGTAACCGGGCCACATCGGGACGATATTGCGCTGGCGCTCGACGGACTGGACGCCGCAGGATTCGCATCGCGTGGGCAGTCGCGCACCGCGGTTCTCGCGCTGAAACTGGCGGAAGGCGCATACCTGAAATCAAAGCGCGGGCAGGAACCTGTTCTGCTGCTGGACGATGTGTTATCCGAACTGGACGCGGTACGGCGAGAGCAAGTGCTCGGACTGGCAGCACAGTATCACCAAACGCTCATCACCACAGCGGACGCAGACGCTATCGCCGCGCAACTGCCATTAAGGACTACGCGATTCAGCATTTGCGCCGGGCTGGCGCGACCGATCGACTAG
- the clpX gene encoding ATP-dependent Clp protease ATP-binding subunit ClpX: MTSRTDYRCSFCDKAQAQVKRLIAGPDRVFICDECVLLCDQIIAEDGPAQPTVIANPMATGLNPKLIYESLEEYVVGQDLAKKILSVAVYNHYKRISSAQTQSEVEIQKANILMLGPSGSGKTHIAQTLARILQVPFAIADATSLTEAGYVGEDVENILLRLIQAADYDVARAEQGIIYIDEIDKIARKSVNPSITRDVSGEGVQQALLKIIEGCEANVPPQGGRKHPHQDFLKIKTDNVLFMCGGAFEGMEEIINRRVFKSKHSIGFTGSASWSAETEENVLHHVNSDDLMEYGFIPEFVGRLPVIATLDTLDEAALIKVLSEPKNALVRQYQSLFDMDDVELIFTHDALAAAAEQALQHKTGARGLRTILENTLLDVMYELPSMKDVRRCTVDADAIWGNAPVTLILKNGEIVQMPTPPLMLEKKSA; the protein is encoded by the coding sequence ATGACTAGCAGGACCGATTACCGTTGCTCCTTCTGCGACAAGGCGCAGGCGCAGGTTAAGCGCCTAATCGCAGGTCCCGACCGGGTGTTCATCTGCGACGAGTGCGTGCTGCTCTGCGATCAGATTATCGCCGAAGACGGTCCCGCGCAGCCCACCGTCATTGCGAATCCGATGGCGACTGGCCTAAACCCGAAGCTTATCTACGAAAGCCTCGAAGAATATGTCGTAGGGCAGGACCTCGCCAAGAAAATCCTGAGCGTCGCCGTCTATAACCACTACAAGCGCATCAGCTCCGCGCAGACACAGTCCGAAGTGGAAATACAGAAGGCGAACATACTGATGCTAGGGCCGTCCGGCTCCGGCAAAACACACATCGCGCAGACACTCGCGCGCATATTGCAGGTGCCGTTCGCCATCGCGGACGCAACATCACTCACCGAGGCGGGCTATGTCGGCGAGGATGTGGAGAATATCCTGTTGCGTCTAATTCAGGCGGCGGATTACGATGTGGCGCGCGCCGAGCAAGGCATTATCTACATCGACGAAATAGACAAGATAGCGCGCAAGAGCGTCAACCCGTCGATCACGCGTGATGTGTCCGGCGAGGGTGTGCAGCAGGCGCTACTGAAGATTATCGAAGGCTGCGAGGCGAATGTGCCGCCGCAGGGCGGTCGTAAGCATCCGCACCAGGACTTCCTGAAAATCAAGACCGACAATGTGCTGTTCATGTGCGGCGGTGCGTTCGAGGGCATGGAAGAAATCATCAACCGGCGCGTGTTCAAGAGCAAGCATTCCATCGGCTTCACCGGCTCGGCAAGCTGGAGCGCGGAGACCGAAGAGAATGTGCTGCACCATGTCAACTCTGACGACCTGATGGAATATGGCTTCATCCCCGAGTTCGTGGGACGCCTGCCCGTCATCGCCACGCTGGACACGCTGGACGAGGCAGCGCTAATCAAGGTGCTAAGCGAGCCGAAGAACGCGCTTGTGCGTCAATACCAGTCGCTCTTTGACATGGATGACGTTGAGCTAATCTTCACACACGACGCGCTCGCCGCAGCCGCAGAGCAGGCGCTGCAGCACAAGACTGGTGCGCGCGGCTTGCGCACCATCCTAGAGAACACGCTGCTTGATGTGATGTACGAACTGCCCAGTATGAAGGACGTCCGCCGCTGCACGGTGGACGCCGACGCTATCTGGGGCAACGCCCCCGTAACACTAATCCTGAAAAACGGCGAAATAGTTCAGATGCCCACCCCACCGCTAATGCTAGAAAAGAAGTCGGCATAG
- the clpP gene encoding ATP-dependent Clp endopeptidase proteolytic subunit ClpP — MLFRPEDLSASELLQGGGPENVIPMVVESGPRGERAYDIYSMLLKERIVYLGTPINDQVANAIIAQLLFLDREDPERDVSLYINSPGGVIYAGLAIYDTMNLIRPDVSTICVGLAASMGTVLLTAGAKGKRFALPDSTIHMHQAMGGAQGQASDVEIAAREILRLQDKIRTILSNTTGQSYDQIAQDTDRDHYMSADQAQEYGLIDEVLASSSGA, encoded by the coding sequence ATGCTGTTTAGGCCCGAAGATTTAAGCGCGAGTGAATTGCTGCAGGGCGGTGGGCCTGAGAATGTCATTCCTATGGTCGTGGAGTCTGGCCCACGCGGCGAGCGCGCCTACGACATCTACTCGATGCTGCTGAAAGAGCGCATCGTGTATCTGGGAACACCCATCAACGACCAAGTGGCGAACGCCATCATCGCGCAGCTGCTGTTCCTAGACAGGGAAGACCCGGAGCGCGATGTCAGCCTGTACATCAACTCGCCGGGCGGCGTCATATACGCCGGTCTCGCGATATACGACACTATGAACCTCATTCGCCCCGATGTCTCCACCATCTGCGTTGGCTTGGCGGCGAGCATGGGAACCGTTCTGCTAACCGCAGGAGCCAAGGGAAAGCGTTTCGCGCTGCCGGATTCGACCATCCATATGCACCAGGCGATGGGCGGCGCGCAAGGACAGGCGAGCGATGTGGAAATCGCCGCGCGCGAGATCCTGCGCCTGCAGGATAAGATTCGCACCATCCTGTCCAATACCACAGGGCAGTCCTACGACCAAATCGCGCAGGACACCGACCGCGACCACTACATGAGCGCGGACCAGGCTCAAGAATACGGGCTGATAGACGAAGTTCTAGCGTCATCCAGCGGCGCATAA
- the tig gene encoding trigger factor, with protein sequence MLVRITQGEIVDLQTVLHIELEDEEVRPYIDIGYQKVKPLISYPGFRKGRVPRHIALQMLGRETLLNEVLDTMLPEVTGRAIDEQQIQPGGMPEMEVLNLDPVTFTATVPLRPEVELGDYKDIRVEVEQTEVGEEQIEERLERLRGSVASWEPVERPVAMGDMVTMTATGTVEGDTILDETDTVYLLVEDADRPFPGFAEALVGAEIDTPSEFDLTVADDFPVDEVAGQQVQVSVTVSDIKERIMPELDDEFAKSIGEGYDSLEALREQVVEELNAESENAAAEELRESAIDSLIEGATATIAPVIIQHEVNYMLNEQAQTLARINIRMDDYMRSIGSTEAELREQMREQAEMRIKRAAALERLGEAEGIDVEDDEVDERIQTIIDVNREQNPDAPETPEITDDMRANIRRMMHSQKVMERLVEIAKGEAIDTDQSAATAEAGEPAESDADDNDDAEPTAEQDESTSG encoded by the coding sequence ATTCTGGTGCGTATTACTCAAGGGGAAATAGTCGATCTACAGACCGTGCTGCATATCGAACTGGAAGACGAAGAAGTTCGTCCATACATCGATATCGGCTACCAGAAAGTAAAGCCGCTCATCTCCTATCCCGGATTCCGTAAGGGGCGTGTGCCGCGCCATATCGCGCTGCAGATGCTGGGACGCGAGACGCTGCTGAACGAAGTGCTCGACACCATGCTGCCCGAGGTTACAGGCAGGGCGATCGACGAACAGCAGATTCAACCCGGTGGCATGCCCGAAATGGAGGTGTTAAACCTAGACCCCGTTACCTTCACCGCGACCGTGCCGCTCCGCCCTGAAGTAGAACTCGGCGATTACAAGGACATCCGAGTGGAAGTCGAACAGACGGAAGTTGGCGAAGAACAGATCGAGGAACGGCTGGAACGGCTGCGCGGCAGCGTGGCGTCATGGGAACCCGTAGAGCGTCCTGTCGCGATGGGCGACATGGTGACGATGACCGCCACCGGCACTGTCGAAGGCGACACCATACTCGATGAGACCGATACGGTGTACCTGCTGGTAGAAGACGCCGACCGCCCGTTCCCCGGCTTCGCTGAAGCGCTCGTCGGCGCCGAGATTGACACGCCAAGCGAGTTCGATCTGACGGTCGCGGACGATTTTCCCGTCGATGAGGTTGCGGGACAGCAGGTGCAAGTGTCGGTTACCGTCAGCGACATCAAAGAGCGCATAATGCCGGAACTCGACGATGAATTCGCGAAGAGCATCGGCGAGGGCTACGATTCGCTCGAAGCGCTGCGAGAGCAGGTTGTCGAAGAACTCAACGCTGAGTCCGAAAACGCCGCAGCCGAAGAACTGAGAGAGTCCGCAATCGACAGCTTGATTGAAGGCGCGACCGCGACCATCGCGCCGGTGATTATTCAGCACGAAGTCAATTACATGCTGAACGAGCAGGCGCAGACGCTCGCCCGCATCAACATCCGCATGGACGACTATATGCGCTCCATCGGCAGTACGGAGGCGGAACTGCGCGAGCAAATGCGCGAACAAGCGGAAATGCGAATTAAGCGCGCCGCCGCACTTGAAAGGCTGGGCGAAGCGGAAGGCATCGACGTTGAGGACGACGAGGTGGACGAGCGCATTCAGACCATCATTGATGTAAACCGCGAACAGAATCCGGACGCGCCCGAAACTCCAGAAATTACTGACGACATGCGAGCCAACATCCGCCGCATGATGCACTCGCAAAAGGTGATGGAGCGTCTCGTAGAAATCGCCAAGGGCGAAGCGATCGATACCGACCAGTCTGCTGCAACTGCCGAAGCGGGCGAACCCGCCGAATCCGACGCCGACGACAACGACGATGCGGAACCAACCGCAGAACAGGACGAGTCCACGAGCGGCTAG